Proteins from a genomic interval of Gadus morhua chromosome 19, gadMor3.0, whole genome shotgun sequence:
- the sec16a gene encoding protein transport protein Sec16A isoform X2, protein MQPPPRNGPPGASGPSSAGPNVFRRLRPLKHTSTAPAAMMGPPVAMRGPPAEMMVPPSSNHPMTDPFAFGMQAPAPMAAAAAGPPMVPNSNAPFPQMAPNSLYSQAGPGMHPQPVDHQQAAASGPHSSYQAGVNLFTPQGVAPPTQQHPGQLPPQVTQGYTQPNSEQGYFNSIAQPPPTTHNVSSMASNSMPSQPYFHQDHQGEHAPQAMPFQPVPPTTSSSHWSPDHGSRPPSLQNYFQPTTDPPLQPFNIPHQPQAYPSHPPSPHHNAPTPPTQPEPSQVQAPLPQDPEMVPTSSQWPDPNVPQQHESHFQVQSYFSQGAGTQDTWFNQPSQDPVYHQMGIGMSPTPNRPTSAGPQRSTPTTDPLPGAAPLPYAQESGSVSMFFRGSDVENEETLAGEGKKAVNGMQGSGQLHSHPQLPPLPHVSQAEPPTGDYHGASFSSNPHIPYMNEGLYACPVNIQKPSEPQLDHVENLECVPNQEVLPSKTIGSPSGEVGPGEDHYEAGPNLETPDTIPRPMRSASVSSSYSNVSHGSGTGSRRHQGVMGTFIQQESPRLVEDPNIAVAAGGYFEQIDTSPATDVGAHHSSQEHIYTSQPPTPSPPKPTGVFQASANSSFEPVRSHGVGVRPIEVDRAKMVAEGGGDAVPGNLEQPPDNIENIYGTGHPLTTGPGVPHLVHPVVLSHSRPSSRAFGAHRPCESPATTLWAQNDPSTLGANILLAPAAPPVLAPLREPTNDVIQPPEDGPLDLQPPQRTNATSQQHSENLENPPKVSVGDLSDSQGQLGYASLLVADTLHQPVLIAPPVSNYSVIPPTAQAAAPRQQTSPPMRPPSQGHGASISLPPLLSADQNQSFMALPMINPSTAQSQGPLNLARDQTECERWETTALPLSQAACLPLSRAQSMDGESHSALPINPQLSNYELLDFSMHQSQSQTQASGHPSPLQGSPQASNAPGFYLQVTKDAQQGLRGEGERIPQAPVSNAALHAPEAAPTPEAAPTRAAPNPQQPLAEHPQMPNVQPAAQGPAVSRPPSAHVFTGGSGPATAAAPSAVPPPPAAAASYPGLQGQVPPGAPQPNPAAPPRPPSSVGSQGYGPAQGAPVQGYGGFHAGPYGEYPDGRAPHPPGQYPPPGDPRAQPYYHEDPYRRFDPWYGRYEGQNPAYRDPNTQYREPQPERPSSRSSQYSDRSSSRQGYPEDYQRANRSAYEEYYADYYKKPYDYGYNSGAYDPRYRGYYDQSYWYNYDEAYRGRDPYYNPQLQQQQQQQQQQQQQLQQPPQLPQQQQQPFARPEGYEDQWRYYPGYDASFDDDYRRREESVLDDFDRRSVHSEMSAHSLHSNHTQHSRHSASSVRSQQSQVYRSQPDLTVYDTTAPILSDPYRQYPDQTDGSQSYTQYTYPADYSTESTWIAPEQPPPRPHTPEKFIMPHRCARFGPGGHLVQVLANMPSAGQPALVDIYNMETILQDTNEQAELRSFPGPLVKEETHKGDVIKFSQNKALECVRNKDLLDRDSACLLWDFIMLLCRQNGTVVGTDIADLLLKEHRSVWLPGKSPNEANLIDFNNEPLERAEEEPGAGPLSLLSDTFMTVPENVGKETERFRELLLFGRKKDALEAAMKGGLWGHALLLASKMDNRTHARVMTRFANSLPINDPLQTVYQLMSGRMPASAISCGEEKWGDWRPHLAMVLSNLTHTPDLDTRTITTMGDTLASKGLVDAAHFCYLMAQVGLGVYTKKSTKMVLVGSNHSLTFYQFATNEAIQRTEAYEYAQSLGSQPCSLPNFQVFKLIYACRLAEAGLSAQAFHYCEVISKSVLTQPSYHSSVIISQLIQLSEKLRFYDPQLKEKPEQELFFEPDWLLHLRQLDGQIRMGAIAYNADRATPTQYDCASPSSELEQTLPAEPYNNTMPQEMNGASSDNPLMSSLLPGPPPQAVQLMPPAPTTILQDGMVPQHHPSEVHQFYPVPPGPAAGYLPQVPDSGPSPYEPQQPQPSDMYPPPLQQQPSSSPPHPGHMGSHMPPQMNQQPPHQMNQQPPHQMNQQPPHLMNQHPPPQMHQQPPPQMNQHPPPQMHQQPPPQMNQQPPDQMNQQPPHPMNQQPPHPMNQQPPHQMNQQPPHQMNQQPPHQMNQQPPHQMNQQPPHQMNQQPPHLMNQQPPHLTNQAPYPVNQPSPHQMTPMPPHPVSQPSPHTPPSPGHMPMMDQHVLGQPEGQPLPPMSNAMRRNSFTPQTDFYDQSAHMGAGRRSRTSSQSSMHMASGRRSRTTSESSTHSGGRERSNSSAMQMSSSPPPSIPEQPRMEDPKKAKKHSPKKGGGGGGGGSGGGGWLNWLYRKGKNEAHLPDDKNKSIVWDEKRQKWVDQNEPEEESKPLPPPPPGFKTGPPMLGPGGPGRPPGGGPPVNMFSRKAGTKSRYVDILNPSKTSRPGGMGPAPADIFAPLAPMPTNLFVPGAAPEDQQPMEASEGGAQEQAAPSAGAAPQMFNPTLMPPGGDGLPESGEGQQAPPAGGVTFYNPAQFAQPSAQSGGPRGQGRFGGQRQYPVVK, encoded by the exons ATGCAGCCTCCTCCACGGAATGGGCCTCCTGGGGCTTCCGGCCCTTCCTCTGCAGGGCCCAACGTCTTCCGCAGGCTAAGACCCCTCAAGCACACATCCACAGCACCAGCTGCAATGATGGGACCCCCAGTTGCAATGAGGGGACCCCCAGCTGAAATGATGGTACCCCCATCTAGTAACCATCCAATGACAGACCCTTTTGCTTTTGGGATGCAAGCCCCAGCACctatggctgctgctgctgcaggtcctCCTATGGTACCCAATAGCAACGCTCCCTTCCCACAGATGGCTCCCAATAGCCTGTATTCGCAGGCTGGCCCAGGCATGCATCCACAGCCAGTGGATCACCAACAAGCTGCTGCCTCCGGTCCGCACTCATCCTATCAGGCCGGAGTAAACCTTTTCACCCCTCAAGGTGTAGCTCCTCCTACTCAACAGCACCCAGGACAGCTACCGCCGCAAGTCACACAAGGATATACACAACCAAATTCAGAACAGGGCTATTTTAATTCAATAGCACAGCCACCACCGACGACCCATAATGTCTCGTCCATGGCTTCAAACTCAATGCCTAGCCAGCCATATTTCCATCAGGACCACCAGGGGGAGCATGCTCCTCAAGCCATGCCCTTCCAGCCAGTGCCTCCCACAACATCATCCTCTCATTGGTCCCCTGATCATGGGAGTCGCCCTCCGTCATTGCAAAACTATTTCCAGCCAACCACTGACCCCCCATTGCAGCCCTTTAACATCCCTCACCAGCCTCAAGCATACCCTTCCCACCCACCATCCCCTCATCATAACGCCCCCACTCCTCCAACACAGCCCGAGCCTTCCCAAGTGCAGGCACCTCTTCCCCAGGACCCGGAGATGGTTCCTACAAGCTCACAATGGCCAGATCCAAATGTACCTCAGCAGCATGAATCACACTTCCAGGTTCAGAGCTACTTCAGTCAAGGCGCAGGCACACAAGATACCTGGTTTAACCAGCCGTCACAGGATCCAGTCTACCACCAAATGGGCATTGGCATGAGCCCCACCCCAAACCGGCCCACCTCAGCTGGACCTCAACGTAGTACCCCAACTACTGATCCTTTACCAGGAGCGGCCCCACTTCCATATGCACAGGAATCTGGTTCTGTCTCAATGTTTTTCAGAGGAAGTGATGTGGAGAACGAAGAGACACTGGCTGGAGAGGGTAAGAAAGCTGTGAATGGTATGCAGGGATCCGGCCAGCTTCACAGCCATCCACAACTGCCTCCACTGCCCCACGTCAGTCAGGCAGAGCCTCCAACAGGGGATTACCATGGAGCCTCTTTCAGCAGCAATCCACACATACCGTACATGAATGAGGGCCTTTACGCATGCCCAGTGAACATCCAAAAGCCTTCTGAACCTCAGCTTGACCACGTGGAGAATCTTGAGTGTGTACCCAACCAGGAAGTGTTGCCCAGTAAAACCATTGGTAGCCCCTCTGGTGAGGTAGGCCCCGGAGAAGACCATTATGAAGCAGGTCCCAACCTTGAGACGCCAGATACGATTCCACGACCAATGAGATCTGCTAGTGTGTCATCAAGCTACAGTAATGTAAGTCACGGTAGTGGAACTGGGTCCCGCCGACATCAGGGGGTCATGGGCACTTTTATACAGCAAGAAAGCCCTCGCCTCGTTGAGGATCCTAACATCGCTGTGGCTGCTGGGGGATACTTTGAGCAGATTGACACTTCTCCAGCTACTGATGTGGGTGCGCACCATAGCTCCCAGGAGCATATCTATACCAGTCAGCCCCCTACACCCAGCCCCCCCAAACCTACTGGTGTATTCCAGGCCAGTGCAAACAGCTCTTTTGAACCTGTACGCTCGCATGGAGTTGGTGTACGCCCCATTGAAGTTGACAGGGCGAAAATGGTTGCTGAAGGGGGTGGCGATGCTGTACCTGGCAACCTGGAGCAGCCCCCAGATAATATTGAAAACATTTATGGAACCGGTCATCCTCTAACGACTGGACCTGGAGTTCCTCACCTCGTACACCCTGTGGTTCTGTCTCACTCCCGGCCGTCTTCCCGTGCGTTTGGCGCCCACCGGCCCTGTGAAAGCCCTGCCACTACTCTATGGGCTCAAAATGACCCTTCCACCTTAGGAGCAAACATCCTTCTTGCCCCTGCTGCTCCCCCAGTCCTTGCCCCGCTACGGGAACCTACTAACGATGTCATACAGCCCCCTGAAGATGGTCCTTTGGACCTTCAACCCCCCCAGAGAACCAATGCCACTTCACAGCAGCACTCAGAGAATCTAGAGAACCCGCCGAAGGTGAGTGTGGGGGATCTCTCCGACTCCCAAGGTCAACTGGGCTATGCGTCTCTCTTGGTGGCCGACACGCTTCACCAGCCTGTGTTGATTGCTCCTCCGGTGTCCAATTATAGTGTGATTCCTCCCACTGCACAAGCTGCTGCTCCAAGGCAGCAGACCAGTCCACCCATGAGACCCCCCTCACAGGGGCACGGGGCCAGTATCTCCCTACCACCTCTATTATCGGCCGATCAGAACCAATCCTTCATGGCATTACCAATGATCAACCCCTCTACTGCCCAGAGTCAGGGCCCACTTAACCTGGCTCGAGATCAGACAGAATGCGAAAGATGGGAAACCACAGCTTTGCCGTTATCACAGGCCGCATGCCTCCCTCTGTCAAGGGCTCAATCAATGGATGGGGAGAGCCACTCTGCTCTCCCTATAAATCCACAACTTTCAAATTATGAACTGCTTGATTTTTCTATGCACCAATCACAGAGCCAAACGCAGGCCTCAGGCCACCCTTCCCCTCTACAAGGGTCTCCACAGGCTAGTAACGCTCCCGGGTTCTACCTGCAGGTCACCAAAGATGCTCAACAGGGGCTAAGGGGCGAAGGTGAACGCATTCCCCAGGCCCCAGTGTCTAATGCTGCCCTACATGCACCTGAAGCTGCCCCCACACCTGAAGCTGCCCCCACCCGGGCAGCTCCAAACCCCCAGCAGCCGCTCGCAGAGCATCCCCAGATGCCCAACGTCCAACCTGCTGCACAGGGTCCTGCAGTGAGTCGACCTCCTTCAGCCCACGTTTTCACTGGAGGGAGTGGTCCCGCCACAGCTGCTGCTCCTTCTgcggttcctcctcctcctgctgctgctgcttcttacCCTGGGCTCCAGGGACAAGTCCCTCCAGGGGCTCCCCAGCCAAACCCTGCCGCACCCCCACGTCCCCCTTCCTCTGTGGGTAGCCAGGGTTATGGCCCTGCTCAAGGCGCACCGGTCCAGGGGTACGGAGGTTTCCATGCAGGTCCCTATGGAGAATACCCTGATGGCAGAGCGCCCCATCCCCCTGGCCAGTATCCTCCGCCTGGGGATCCAAGAGCACAGCCTTACTACCAT GAGGACCCATACAGAAGGTTTGATCCATGGTATGGAAGATATGAAGGACAGAACCCGGCCTACCGAGATCCCAACACCCAGTACCGAGAGCCTCAGCCCGAGAGGCCCAGCTCCCGGTCCAGTCAGTACTCGGACAGGTCGTCATCCAG GCAAGGCTACCCGGAAGACTACCAGAGAGCCAACCGAAGTGCCTACGAGGAATATTATGCAGACTATTACAAGAAACCGTATGACTATG GCTACAATTCAGGTGCCTACGATCCCAGATACAGAGGCTACTACGACCAGTCCTACTGGTACAACTATGATGAGGCCTACAGAGGGCGAGACCCCTACTACAACCCCCAactacaacaacagcagcagcagcagcaacaacaacaacaacaactgcaacaACCCCCACAactaccacaacaacaacaacagcccttTGCTAG GCCGGAGGGCTACGAGGACCAGTGGCGCTACTACCCGGGCTACGACGCCAGCTTCGATGACGACTACCGCCGGAGAGAGGAATCCGTCTTGGATGACTTTGACCGGCGCAGCGTCCACAGCGAGATGTCAGCCCACAGCCTGCACAGCAACCACACCCAGCACAGCCGACACAGCGCATCCAGTGTCCGGTCGCAGCAG aGTCAGGTGTACCGGAGCCAACCTGACCTGACGGTGTACGACACCACCGCACCCATCCTGAGTGACCCCTACAGACAGTACCCGGACCAGACGGACGGCAGCCAGAGCTACACCCAGTACACCTACCCTGCGGACTACAGCACAGAGTCCACCTGGATCGCACCTGAGCAAC cgcccccccgcccacacaccccAGAGAAGTTCATCATGCCCCACCGCTGTGCCCGCTTTGGGCCCGGGGGGCACCTGGTCCAGGTGCTGGCCAACATGCCCTCGGCTGGGCAGCCGGCCCTGGTGGACATCTACAACATGGAG ACCATTCTCCAGGACACCAATGAGCAGGCAGAGCTACGCTCCTTCCCCGGCCCCCTTGTCAA GGAGGAGACCCACAAGGGAGACGTGATCAAGTTCTCCCAGAACAAGGCCCTGGAGTGCGTGCGGAACAAGGACCTGCTGGACCGTGACTCTGCCTGCCTGCTGTGGGACTTCATCATGCTCCTCTGCCGACAGAACGGG ACGGTGGTGGGGACGGACATCGCCGACCTGCTGCTCAAGGAGCACCGCTCAGTGTGGCTGCCTGGCAAGAGTCCCAACGAGGCCAACCTGATCGACTTCAACAACGAGCCGCTGGagcgggcggaggaggagccgggggcggggcctctgtCCCTCCTGTCGGACACCTTCATGACGGTGCCAGAGAACGTCGGCAAGGAAACGGAGCGCTTCCGGGAGCTGCTGCTGTTTGGCCGCAAGAAG gatGCTCTAGAAGCGGCGATGAAGGGAGGTCTGTGGGGACACGCGCTACTATTGGCCAGTAAGATGGACAACCGGACGCACGCCCGTGTCATGACCAG GTTTGCCAACAGTCTGCCCATCAACGACCCTCTGCAGACCGTCTACCAGCTGATGTCTGGGAGGATGCCCGCCTCCGCCATC TCCTGTGGAGAGGAGAAGTGGGGCGACTGGCGCCCTCATCTGGCCATGGTGCTGTCCAACCTCACCCATACCCCGGACCTGGACACccgcaccatcaccaccatggGGGACACCCTGG CTTCCAAGGGCCTCGTCGATGCTGCTCACTTCTGCTACCTGATGGCCCAGGTGGGACTTGGGGTTTACACCAAGAAGAGCACCAAGATGGTTCTAGTTGGCTCCAACCACAG TTTAACCTTCTACCAGTTTGCGACCAACGAGGCAATCCAGAGGACGGAGGCCTACGAGTACGCCCAGTCCCTGGGCTCCCAGCCCTGCTCCCTGCCCAACTTCCAG GTGTTCAAGTTGATCTACGCCTGCCGCCTGGCTGAAGCAGGCCTCAGCGCACAGGCCTTCCACTACTGTGAGGTGATCTCCAAGAGTGTCCTCACGCAGCCCTCGTATCACTCCTCTGTCATCATCAGTCAGCTGATACAG CTGTCGGAGAAGCTGCGGTTCTACGACCCCCAGTTGAAGGAGAAGCCGGAGCAGGAGCTGTTCTTTGAGCCAGATTGGCTGCTGCACCTCAGACAGCTGGATGGACAGATCAGG ATGGGTGCGATAGCCTACAATGCAGACAGGGCCACACCCACGCAGTACGACTGTGCTTCCCCGAGCTCTGAGCTGGAGCAGACCCTTCCAGCGGAGCCCTACAACAACACCATGCCTCAAGAGATGAACGGAGCCTCCTCAGACAACCCCCTGATGAGCTCCCTGCTGCCCGGGCCGCCGCCCCAGGCCGTGCAGCTGATGCCTCCAG CCCCAACTACCATCCTCCAAGACGGCATGGTTCCACAGCACCACCCATCAGAGGTCCACCAGTTCTACCCCGTGCCCCCCGGCCCGGCCGCAGGCTACCTACCGCAGGTCCCCGACTCCGGCCCCTCTCCCTACGAGCCTCAGCAGCCCCAGCCCTCGGACATgtaccctccacctctccagcaGCAGCCCAGCTCCTCGCCCCCTCACCCGGGACACATGGGCTCTCACATGCCTCCCCAGATGAACCAACAACCTCCCCATCAGATGAACCAACAACCTCCCCATCAGATGAACCAACAACCTCCCCATCTGATGAACCAACATCCTCCCCCCCAGATGCACCAACAACCTCCCCCCCAGATGAACCAACATCCTCCCCCCCAGATGCACCAACAACCTCCCCCCCAGATGAACCAACAACCTCCCGATCAGATGAATCAACAACCTCCCCATCCGATGAACCAACAACCTCCCCATCCGATGAACCAACAACCTCCCCATCAGATGAACCAACAACCTCCCCATCAGATGAACCAACAACCTCCCCATCAGATGAACCAACAACCTCCCCATCAGATGAACCAACAACCTCCCCATCAGATGAACCAACAACCTCCCCATCTGATGAACCAACAACCTCCCCATCTGACGAACCAAGCCCCTTATCCGGTAAACCAGCCCTCTCCCCATCAAATGACTCCGATGCCTCCACACCCGGTGAGTCAGCCGTCCCCAcacacgcccccctcccctggaCACATGCCCATGATGGATCAGCATGTCCTAGGCCAGCCCGAGGGTCAGCCCCTGCCTCCGATGTCTAACGCCATGCGCAGGAACTCTTTCACGCCGCAGACGGACTTTTACGACCAAAGCGCTCACATG GGTGCCGGGAGAAGATCGAGAACTTCTTCACAGTCTTCAATGCACATG GCCTCCGGCCGCCGCTCCCGGACCACCTCCGAGTCCTCCACCCACTCCGGGGGGCGGGAGCGCAGCAACTCCTCGGCCATGCAGATGTCTTCGTCGccgcccccctccatccctgagCAGCCCCGCATGGAGGACCCTAAGAAGGCCAAGAAGCACTCCCCCAAGAAG ggtggaggtggcggcggcggcggcagcggtgGGGGCGGCTGGTTGAACTGGCTCTATAGGAAGGGCAAGAATGAGGCTCACTTGCCCGATGACAAGAACAAATCT ATCGTGTGGGACGAGAAGAGGCAGAAGTGGGTGGACCAGAATGAACCAGAAGAGGAG AGTAAACCCCtcccgccacctcctcctggatTCAAGACTGGTCCTCCTATGCTGggccctggagggcccggcAGGCCCCCTGGAGGGGGGCCCCCGGTCAACATGTTCTCCAGGAAAGCAG GCACTAAGAGCCGCTATGTGGACATCCTGAACCCCAGCAAGACATCGCGGCCCGGGGGGATGGGGCCCGCCCCGGCAGACATCTTTGCTCCGCTGGCTCCCATGCCAACCAACCTGTTTGTGCCGGGGGCAG CCCCAGAGGATCAGCAGCCCATGGAGGCCAGTGAAGGAGGCGCCCAGGAGCAGGCTGCTCCCAGTGCAGGTGCTGCACCACAG ATGTTCAACCCAACGCTGATGCCTCCAGGGGGAGATGGCCTGCCTGAGTCTGGGGAG GGACAGCAAGCCCCACCCGCTGGAGGCGTGACCTTTTATAACCCCGCCCAATTTGCACAG CCCAGTGCACAGTCCGGAGGGCCGCGGGGGCAAGGCCGCTTCGGGGGCCAGAGGCAGTACCCAGTGGTGAAATAG